Genomic DNA from Primulina huaijiensis isolate GDHJ02 unplaced genomic scaffold, ASM1229523v2 scaffold35855, whole genome shotgun sequence:
TCTTTTGTGACTTTGTACAGTTATATGTCATATTCTGCATCATACTTCTGATATATGGAATTACAGATTAGTGTAATTTCTTACATCATCGAACCGGCTAACATCCCATTTCGACCGTCACCGATCTTTCTTGACGCTTCAATTTGGTTAGATATGTCAGGTCCGTCTCATGATTCAATTTATCGAattgggttgaaattttttcgtgttaaatcaataattaaaaattttgttgatattttttaaaaatattatttatttataaaatgaaatttttaattaattgtaacgatttttttatttatttttaatttttgttggtGGGTCTGCATAATCGCCGGATTTCTCGTCATTGGTTGGTCCATTTGACAGCAATAATCATGATTCATGGTTACTTCTTCACTCATTTCTCTATCAAACTCCTCAAAGTACTCATTTATGGCAGATGTGTTATACCAAGGCATCGGGGCTGAATTTGTATCAAGAAAGTGTAGCGTCACCTCCATGAATTCCGTATATTTGATTCGTTACGTGATCGTTGCGGTTAGAGCTTCCGAACCATGTTCGTATTACAGAGCTTAAAGCAAGTGAGATTGAAGCTGAGGAAGTTGCTGCAGATATGCTTGCTCCAATTACGGCTACTGCTTGTCCTCTCTCCTTGGCTTCAATTTGCTGATCAAAATGGTAGTTGTAAAATAGTCCAAGTATATGAATATAAGTAAATCCATAAAATTTTCTGAGACGAAGGCGTGATCGTCCCCCGACCCCCCTTTACCCAAATCGTCGCATATTAAAATCTCTAAATCTTAATTAATCgtgtattaattaataaaagacGTGTAATTAATAGGTTGTTATCACATGCAAGATTCTTTGAATTCAAGTCTTTCTATTGTAATTTTCGTGGTTTGAGGAAGTTTGATGCATCTGTGGAGATAGTACACATGGTATCCAAGCATGATGAGTAAACCACTTGGAACCAAAACAAAATCCAAGTAATCTTCCTTCAATATGTGCCCCATTCTTTCTTTAATCCCACAAGGAGAAGCACTTGTTCATCGGATTACGGTGTCGATGAATCTTTATTAAGCAAGAAGATGAATATGTTGATTAGAGTAGGTTCAAATTTGATGGCTTCCACGTTATATAATGTATCTGTGAGCCGTGTTTGGTAGACTAAACGTGGTTGTTACACTGTTCAAGAGTGATTTGTTTGGTCATAAaagttttactttttcttttgatatttaattattattttctttctcAGAGATTGATAAAGTAATTGCACTTATTCCTTTTTCCTAAACAAGtatagaaaaattatatatgaattGCCTAAGAACATAATCAGGAGTAAATCTTAAATTATATTCAAAATTAAAGTAGAATCTGAAACTTTGatatacttatttttttttaaaatgaactATAATAACATTAATTCGGGAAGTCCCGAGATACTAATTCGGGAAGTCCCGAGATACGAGGTTTACAAGCTACGTGGGTAGATCATTATTAATACAACTAATGGAGCTATTACAAAAAAAAAGCTTTGCGACCTAAAATGTGAGTCATGGCCTTGTTTCGCATATGTTGGGATGGAATGAAAATTTGGAAGCTCTAACATTGATATACTGTTTTTGAACCTTCGTCTCAAAAACAATTTCGAAACAATCAACAACGATAAGAACTCGTGCTTCTGCTTCTGCTTCCGCTTCCATCATGTGCTCTGTGATGCAGCTATGCATTGGCGACGGCCTTTTCTCCATTATCAATCTTGTTGGACAAATCATGGCTGTCTGTAACAGGAGCATACTGATGCAAAGGTGTCGTATTCCgatcaataataaccaacaTCACCACCATAATCACCGAGCAGCAAAACATCGGTATGGGACCGAAGATCCATAGCAGCAAATTGGTGGCAAAAAACAGTGATCTTATCCCAGCCAACCAATAGTTGCTCCCCTTTATCACATCTTTTACCACGCAAGTCACCGGAATGTCGTTATTCGGCATGCTGATGAGGAAATTCGCATGAACAAAGTACTTTGCTGTTTGAACAAAACAGGCGAAGGCCACCATGAAACAAGAAAGTAGAGATACGAACTTGATGAACACCGTGGACGGACTCGTGCTTCCGTATACCAATTTGTTTGTGAAGATACTTGTGTTCTTCGAGGCAGAGCCCCCGATCCATGTTCCGATTAGGGAACTGAGTACTAGACAAATTGACGAAAGTGCTGTAGCTGCTGTTATGTTACTGCTGATCACTGATATTGCAGGCCCTCTGTCCTTCGCTTCCGCctaatcaaaagaaaaaatcgACATCATCAATCCacattaaaagtaaaaaaacgaAAGCCCTTCAAAATTACAAGGAATCTCAGTCAAAACCAACAAGTCATTTATGGAGAATAAATAAAGGGCTTTTATTTTTCTCACCAGGTACATTCTTTCAACCCAAGCTCTCTTAGTATGATTCTCGTATCCAATGTCTATGGTGTCAGGACATTTCAGGTATCTGTAGAGAAGGGAGAGATGATAAACAAGCATGAGGAGAATCCCAAGCGGAACTAACAAAATATCCAGGTAATCCTCCTTCCAACCCTTCATTATTCCTTCAACTCCTGCAAAATTCTCCGATGAACGAGCCAAGTTCTGCGAAATCTGCTACCTTTGACTAATTAGCAATCATCTTTGTTGTATTTCCTTGAACGTGGTCTCTAAAAAGAGTGTGCATTCGTACACCACTTAATCGTGTGAACAAGAAGAGGTATTAAAAATTCCTCGTTGCCCCACTGGTCA
This window encodes:
- the LOC140968381 gene encoding uncharacterized protein, with protein sequence MKGWKEDYLDILLVPLGILLMLVYHLSLLYRYLKCPDTIDIGYENHTKRAWVERMYLAEAKDRGPAISVISSNITAATALSSICLVLSSLIGTWIGGSASKNTSIFTNKLVYGSTSPSTVFIKFVSLLSCFMVAFACFVQTAKYFVHANFLISMPNNDIPVTCVVKDVIKGSNYWLAGIRSLFFATNLLLWIFGPIPMFCCSVIMVVMLVIIDRNTTPLHQYAPVTDSHDLSNKIDNGEKAVANA